Proteins from a genomic interval of Thunnus thynnus chromosome 5, fThuThy2.1, whole genome shotgun sequence:
- the olfml1 gene encoding olfactomedin-like protein 3, translating to MSGRVVPAFLLTLCLTVTSVHSQGSPQDAFIIQYMERRLSQMEERLNQCEQNTMSFTQKTYDLSSEMRGYLSTISVLRSEVKNQMDSVSVRVERVERELEYLENKIPTQSDIEMEEALLEQQIKAAELDQLKKKAKIKMENDCSTALSQIKSLKIVKRAGDTYGSWFKDPSGGSAKVYLLSGIRNNTLLEYVSLRSFSERTTTPPAKVVQLPFPWQGTGHVVYNGFLFYHKADTPNQILKVDLLNGSVVDSTLIPGAGRIPVYSLNPNTYLDLAVDELGLWVIHADPEYGGNLVIAKMDKGTLAVEYTWDTQCKSRDAEGAFLICGTLYVVYNTRYGGRSTIQCLYDIHDTIHSDESPVLFFPKRYTSHSSIYYHPRDKQLYAWDDGYQTIYKVETSKNNKVTAE from the exons ATGTCAGGCAGAGTGGTTCCTGCCTTTCTCTTAACTTTGTGTCTGACTGTGACTTCAGTCCATAGCCAGGGTTCCCCACAGGATGCCTTTATAATTCAGTACATGGAGAGGAGACTATCTCAGATGGAG GAGCGTCTGAACCAATGTGAGCAAAACACAATGAGTTTCACCCAGAAGACCTATGACCTCTCCTCTGAAATGAGGGGTTATCTGTCCACTATCAGTGTCCTGAG ATCGGAGGTGAAGAACCAGATGGacagtgtgtctgtgcgtgtagAACGGGTGGAGAGGGAGTTGGAGTATCTAGAAAACAAGATCCCCACCCAGTCTGACATCGAGATGGAAGAGGCACTGCTTGAACAACAGATAAAGGCTGCAGAACTGGACCAGCTAAAGAAGAAAGCCAAGATCAAAATGGAGAATG ACTGCAGCACAGCtctgagtcaaatcaagtctcTCAAGATTGTGAAGAGGGCAGGAGACACCTATGGTTCCTGGTTCAAGGACCCCTCTGGAGGATCCGCTAAg GTCTACCTGCTCAGTGGAATTCGTAACAACACTCTCCTGGAGTACGTTTCTCTGCGAAGCTTCTCAGAGAGGACCACCACACCACCAGCTAAGGTGGTGCAGCTGCCTTTCCCCTGGCAGGGGACAGGTCACGTGGTCTACAATGGATTCCTCTTCTACCACAAGGCAGATACACCCAACCAGATACTTAAG GTAGACCTGTTGAATGGGTCAGTGGTGGACAGCACACTTATCCCAGGAGCAGGTCGTATCCCAGTCTACAGCCTGAACCCCAACACCTACCTGGACCTGGCTGTGGATGAACTTGGCCTCTGGGTCATTCATGCTGACCCTGAATACGGAGGCAACCTGGTCATTGCCAAAATGGATAAAG GAACCTTGGCTGTAGAGTATACCTGGGATACGCAGTGTAAAAGCCGAGATGCTGAAGGAGCTTTCCTAATATGTGGGACCCTCTATGTGGTCTACAACACACGTTACGGAGGACGCTCCACCATACAGTGTCTCTATGACATCCATGACACCATCCACAG TGATGAGAGTCCTGTGCTGTTCTTCCCAAAGCGCTACACAAGCCACAGCAGCATCTACTACCACCCCCGAGACAAACAGCTGTATGCCTGGGACGACGGCTACCAGACAATATACAAAGTGGAGACGAGCAAGAACAACAAAGTTACTGctgaatga